The following coding sequences lie in one Panicum virgatum strain AP13 chromosome 6N, P.virgatum_v5, whole genome shotgun sequence genomic window:
- the LOC120677263 gene encoding protein DJ-1 homolog C-like, with amino-acid sequence MLSPWRSLLSPTAPPATEIRAPLRPPNRYLRSPLRSPPPRSVARTAPTLSATTTAVSSPPSPKKKVLVPIAMGTEEMEAVVLAGVLRRAGADVTLASVEDGLEVEASCGSRIVADTHIASCADQVFDLVALPGGMPGSVRLRDSDILQSITVRQAEEKRLYGAICAAPAVVLMPWGLHKRKKITCHPSFIGDLPTFRAVESNVQVSGELTTSRGPGTSFQFALSFVEQMFGPHAAEDVDRILMTQIDGDFERSAEVNELEWCIDRNPRVLIPIANGSEEMEIIILVDILRRANINVVLASVEKSPGIVGSQRMKIVADKSITSASNSKYDLIILPGGTAGVERLHRSRILKKLLKEQKQAGRMYGGVCSSLKVLQLQGLLEDKIVAACPAVANELTCKIVERSNNVIDGNLITGKGIGTVVDFALGIIRKFFGHGRAKSVANGIVFEYPKS; translated from the exons ATGCTCTCTCCATGGCGTTCTCTCCTCTCCCCGACCGCACCTCCTGCCACTGAGATACGGGCACCGCTGCGTCCACCAAACCGCTACCTGCGCTCCCCGCTTcgatcaccaccaccacgttcCGTGGCGCGAACCGCCCCCACGCTCTCCGCCACCACGACGGCTGTCTCCTCGCCGCCctctccaaagaagaag GTTCTCGTGCCCATCGCCATGGGCACGGAGGAGATGGAGGCGGTCGTCCTCGCCGGCGTCCTCCGGCGAGCCGGCGCCGACGTGACGCTGGCCTCCGTCGAGGACGGCCTCGAAGTGGAGGCGTCCTGCGGCTCCCGCATCGTCGCGGACACGCACATTGCCTCCTGCGCCGACCAGGTGTTCGACCTTGTGGCTCTTCCG GGAGGAATGCCTGGTTCAGTGCGGTTGAGAGACAGTGATATCCTTCAGAGTATCACAGTTCGTCAGGCTGAGGAGAAAAGACTGTACGGTGCTATATGTGCTGCGCCTGCAGTTGTTCTAATGCCGTGGGGTCTCCACAAGCGAAAAAAG ATCACCTGTCACCCATCTTTTATAGGAGATCTCCCTACATTCCGAGCTGTTGAATCAAACGTTCAGGTTTCAGGAGAGCTTACTACAAGTCGTGGGCCAGGGACATCATTCCAGTTTGCTTTATCATTTGTTGAGCAAATGTTTGGGCCTCATGCAGCCGAAGATGTGGACAGAATTTTG ATGACACAAATTGACGGCGATTTTGAAAGGAGTGCAGAGGTCAATGAACTTGAGTGGTGTATTGATCGCAATCCTCGT GTTCTTATTCCAATCGCAAATGGGTCTGAAGAGATGGAGATCATAATTCTGGTTGATATTTTAAGACGTGCAAATATAAATGTGGTATTGGCATCAGTTGAAAAATCTCCAGGTATTGTTGGATCTCAAAGGATGAAGATTGTTGCTGATAAAAGCATCACGAGTGCCTCCAATTCAAAATACGACCTAATCATTCTTCCT GGAGGAACTGCTGGAGTTGAGCGGTTGCACAGGTCAAGAATTTTGAAGAAGTTACTCAAAGAACAAAAGCAAGCTGGCAGGATGTATGGTGGGGTCTGTTCTTCTCTGAAGGTCTTGCAGCTGCAAGGTTTACTTGAG GATAAAATAGTGGCAGCTTGTCCTGCTGTAGCCAATGAGCTTACATGCAAAATTGTTGAACGATCAAATAATGTGATCGACGGAAATTTGATTACTGGGAAGGGGATTGGGACAGTTGTTGATTTTGCCCTAGGTATCATCAGGAAATTTTTTGGCCATGGACGAGCCAAAAGTGTGGCAAATGGAATAGTTTTCGAGTACCCTAAGAGCTAA